In Streptomyces sp. ML-6, the genomic stretch GTACGGGAGGAGGGCTCCGCCCTCGTCACGTCCGAAGCCCGCGCGGTGGACGACCCGAAGGCCCTCGCGACGGTCGGCCGACTGCCGGTGGTGGCGGGCGACATCGATGACCTGGACGACCGCTCGATCGTGGTGAACGAGGAGTGGGAACAGCACACGGTGGGCTCGACGGTACGGGTGTGGCTGGGCGACGGGCGGCCGGCGAAGCTGCGGATCGTGGCGGTGCTGGCGCTCGGGACCGGGACCAACGGGGTCTATGTGACCAGGGCGAACGCTCCGGCGGCCGGGGTGGACCGGATCGACGTGCGCCTCTCGCCGGGCGCCGACCGGGCCGCCGTCACCGCGCGGCTGCGCGGGACGGGCGGCACGGTGCGGCCGGTGGAGCGGTGGGCGGCCGCGACGCATCCCCGTACGAGTGCGCAGACCCGGTTCGGCCTGGCCGTGGTCCTGGGCATCGCGCTGGTCTACACGGTGATCGCCCTGGCCAACACGCTGCTGATGGCGGGGTCCGTACGGGCCCGGGAGCTGGACGCGCTCCGGCTGGCCGGCGCCACCCGGCCGCAGGTCCTCGCGGTGGTGGCCGGGGAGACCCTCTTCGCGGTCGGGCTCGGGGCACTGCTCGGCCTCGCCGTGACCGCGGTGAACCTGGCGGGTCCGGCCGCCGCCCTGGCCTCGCTGGCCGCGCCGGTCGAGGTGGCGGTGCCGTGGTCGCTGATGGGCGGTGCGGCGGGGGTGTGCGCGGTGGTCGCGGTGGGGGCGGCGCTGCTGCCGGGGGCGGTGCGCCGCACGCGCTGCCGGTGACCGGGTTCGGCGGCCCGGTCCGGCCGGGCCGCCGAACCCGGCCGGGCAACGTGTGTGGTCCATCCAGCGGCACTTGCTGACGGTGCATCCGCTTTCCCCTTTCGTCACGCTTTAGCGTGCTTCCTGTCCTATCCCAGAGGCCGCCGACGGAGGCGATCGAGGAATGACCGGAGACCGACAGCAGGACACGAGCAAAAACCCGGGCGGGAAGACGGACGGGGGTACGGGCGCGGGCGCACGGGCGGTCACCTCGCGACGGCGCGTACTGGCCGCCGCCGCGCTCGCCCCGGTACTGACCGCGACCGGAACCGCCGGAACCGCAAAGGCGACCGGAACCACAGGGGCGGCCGGAGCGGCCCGCACCGGGACGGCAACCGGGCACGACGAACGGATCGAGCCCGTGCGGACCACCCCGGCGGACTGGGCGGGCGTGGCACGGGCGCTGGGCCGCCCCGGCAGCATGCTGCGCGACACGGCGTACCACACGAGCTTCCCCCGGCAGGACCTGCGAGTGGTCTCCGGGGGCGTCGTCGTCACCCCGGGGCTCGCGCTGGGCACGCACGTGGCCTTCATCCGTTACGCCGACGGCAGCACGATGATGATGGGCGACGTGGCGGTCACCGAGAAGGAGCTCCAGCGGGTGACCGACGCCTGGCAGGAGCACGGGATCGAGCAGACCGCGCTGCACAAGCACCTGCTCTCCCACACCCCCGACATCTGGTGGACCCACGTCCACGCGCACGGCCACGACGCGTCGGCCCTGGCCCGCGGGCTGCGCGCGGGGATCGACCGCACCGCCACCCCGCCCGCCCGGCCGCCGCGCCCGCAGCCGCCGATCGACCTGGACACCGCCGCGATGGACGCCGCGATGGGCACGAAGGGCACCGCCAACGACGGGATCTACAAGATCCTCTTCCTCCGCCGCGAGACCGTCATGGACGGTCACCTGGTCCTGCCGCCGGGCCTGGGGTCGACCAGTGCGTTCAGCTTCCAGCCGCTGGGCGGCGGCCGGGCCGCGCTCAGCGGCGACTGCGCCATGATCGCCGACGAGGTCCCGCAGGTGTTGAGGGCCCTGCGGCGCGGCGGGATCGAACTCGTCGAGCTGCACAACCACCACCTGTCGGAGAACCCCCGCCTGTTCTTCATCCACTTCTGGGCCGTGGGCGACGGCGTCGAGCTCGCGCGGGCACTGCGCCCGGCGGTGGACGCCACCAACGTCGTACCGACCACCTGACCTCGACCGCACGGACCGGAGGAACCCGACGGGCCCGGGCAGAACCCGACGGGCCCGGACGAGTGCACGCCCCCGGTCGCCGGGCCGTATTGCGCCGGTCCAGCGACCGGGGCCGTGGATCTCTTCTGCATATGGACCAATCGCCCGGGAGCGGCGCGTGTCCGGGCCGACGACCGGGCACCCATGTCCCGTCCGGCCCGCACCCCCGCCCGGACGGAGCCCGACCCCCACCCTCCACTCCACGAACCGACTGTCAGACCCCCCACCTGGAGCTCCGCATGGAACCAGCCGCCGACGCCCGGCACTGCCCGTTCGACTACGCCGAAGCCCTTGAATTCGACCCGGTGCTCAGGGAGTTGATGAACGAGGGACCGGTGTCCCGCATCCGTCTTCCGCACGGCGACGGCGAGGCGTGGCTCGTCACCGGCTACGACGACGTCCGCACGGTGACCACCGACCGGCGCTTCAGCCGCAGCGCTGTCATCGGCCGGAACTTCCCGCGCATGACCCCCGAACCGATCGTCCAGGACGAGGCGATCAACGTGATGGACCCGCCGGGCAGCAGCCGACTGCGCAGCCTGATCTCCAAGGGCTTCGCACCCCGCCACATGGAGCGCATGCGGGTGCGCACCCAGCACGTCGTCGACGAGTTGCTGGACCGGATGGAGGAGCAGGGCTCCCCGGCCGACCTGTTCGAGCACCTGGCGGCCCCGCTGCCGCTGACCACGATCTGCGAGGTCCTCGACATTCCCGAGGCGGACCGCGCGCAACTGCGCGCCCACGCCCGGACCATGATGGACACCACCGTCGAGAACAAGGACGCGGCGATCCGCTCCAAGGCCGATCTCCGCGCCTACTTCGCCACGCTGACGGCACAGCGGCGGGCGGAGCCGGGCGACGACCTGATCAGCGCGCTGGCCACCGCCCGCGACGGGGACGAGATCCTCAACGAGCAGGAACTGACCGTCATGGCCATGGTCCTGCTCATCACCGGCCAGGACACCACCACGTACGAGATCGGGAACATCGCCTACACGCTGCTCACCAGGCCGGACGAGCTCGCCATGGTGCGCGATCAGCCCGACATGCTCCCCCAGGCCATCGAGGAGCTGCTGCGTTTCATCCCCTTCCGCAAGGGGGTCGGCATCCCCCGGGTCGCCACCGAGGACGTGGAGCTGAGCGGGGTACAAATCCGGAAGGGGGACATCGTGCACGTCTCCTATCTGACGGCCAACCGCGACGGCCGGAAGTTCGACCGCCCCGACGAGCTGGACCTGGAACGCACGGGACCGTCCCACATGACCTTCGGCTGGGGCGGACACCACTGTCTCGGCGCCCCGCTCGCGGCCACGGAGCTCCAGGTCGCCATCGGAACGCTGCTGGAGCGTTTCCCCGCCCTGAAACTGGCGGTCCCGGCCGAGGACGTGCGCTGGAACAAGACATCGATCTGGCGCTATCCCCTCGAACTCCCCGTCACCTGGTGACCGGGAAGGTCCCATAACAACGCCCGACAACGCCCGCCGACCGGACGCGCTCCGGCACCCCCGAGGACCAGGAGCGCTCCG encodes the following:
- a CDS encoding cytochrome P450, yielding MEPAADARHCPFDYAEALEFDPVLRELMNEGPVSRIRLPHGDGEAWLVTGYDDVRTVTTDRRFSRSAVIGRNFPRMTPEPIVQDEAINVMDPPGSSRLRSLISKGFAPRHMERMRVRTQHVVDELLDRMEEQGSPADLFEHLAAPLPLTTICEVLDIPEADRAQLRAHARTMMDTTVENKDAAIRSKADLRAYFATLTAQRRAEPGDDLISALATARDGDEILNEQELTVMAMVLLITGQDTTTYEIGNIAYTLLTRPDELAMVRDQPDMLPQAIEELLRFIPFRKGVGIPRVATEDVELSGVQIRKGDIVHVSYLTANRDGRKFDRPDELDLERTGPSHMTFGWGGHHCLGAPLAATELQVAIGTLLERFPALKLAVPAEDVRWNKTSIWRYPLELPVTW
- a CDS encoding DUF1259 domain-containing protein; this translates as MTGDRQQDTSKNPGGKTDGGTGAGARAVTSRRRVLAAAALAPVLTATGTAGTAKATGTTGAAGAARTGTATGHDERIEPVRTTPADWAGVARALGRPGSMLRDTAYHTSFPRQDLRVVSGGVVVTPGLALGTHVAFIRYADGSTMMMGDVAVTEKELQRVTDAWQEHGIEQTALHKHLLSHTPDIWWTHVHAHGHDASALARGLRAGIDRTATPPARPPRPQPPIDLDTAAMDAAMGTKGTANDGIYKILFLRRETVMDGHLVLPPGLGSTSAFSFQPLGGGRAALSGDCAMIADEVPQVLRALRRGGIELVELHNHHLSENPRLFFIHFWAVGDGVELARALRPAVDATNVVPTT